From the Acidilutibacter cellobiosedens genome, one window contains:
- a CDS encoding UPF0236 family transposase-like protein, with protein sequence MYNSIQHFNEFGVKKIENEIKNFMEGNKNIVGLILALQKILFELGRDIITEVLENMDEYLRNSGVRKKKWEIVRKDKNRILTSFGIVTYERTYFKPKMGGKRHHLVDDMVGIKPHEKMSEDVIINAVDEAAESSYRKAGEKASYMNEISKQAVMDKIHNLDFTTTETKKYKKKDIKTLYIEADEDHVHLQQKGINKSKYNIAMPKIVYVHEGIDAEKSSKSRKRLKNVKYFGGMYENTEKLWLEAADYIDKQYNMNYVEKIYIIELMNVM encoded by the coding sequence ATGTATAATAGTATACAACATTTTAATGAGTTTGGAGTAAAAAAAATTGAAAATGAGATAAAAAATTTCATGGAAGGGAATAAAAATATTGTTGGTTTAATACTTGCCTTACAAAAAATTTTATTTGAGCTTGGAAGAGATATTATAACAGAAGTATTGGAGAATATGGATGAATATCTACGTAACAGCGGAGTTAGAAAGAAAAAATGGGAAATAGTAAGAAAAGATAAAAATAGGATTTTAACAAGTTTTGGTATTGTAACATATGAAAGAACGTATTTTAAACCCAAAATGGGAGGAAAAAGGCATCATCTTGTTGATGATATGGTTGGAATAAAACCGCATGAAAAAATGAGTGAGGATGTAATAATAAATGCAGTCGATGAGGCAGCGGAAAGCAGCTATAGAAAAGCGGGAGAAAAAGCATCATATATGAATGAAATAAGTAAACAGGCCGTGATGGATAAAATACACAACCTTGATTTTACAACAACAGAAACTAAAAAATACAAGAAGAAGGATATAAAAACATTATATATAGAAGCGGATGAAGATCATGTGCATCTACAGCAAAAAGGAATTAACAAAAGCAAGTATAATATAGCAATGCCAAAGATCGTTTATGTACATGAAGGAATAGATGCAGAAAAAAGCAGTAAAAGCAGAAAGAGGTTAAAGAATGTAAAATATTTTGGAGGGATGTATGAAAATACGGAAAAATTATGGCTTGAAGCAGCAGATTATATAGACAAACAATACAACATGAATTATGTAGAGAAAATATATATTATTGAACTGATGAATGTAATGTGA